In Microbacterium enclense, the DNA window GCTGCACGTCGCTCACGATAGACCAGCGTTGTTTCACGAACGGGGCGGGGTCATCGCTGTTGACACCCGACGCGGCTCCGACTAAGCGCGCTCGGGCGGGTGCTGCAGAAGCTCGACGCGCTCATCGAGGTAGCGCGCCAACGACATGTACCCTCCGGCCGCGCTCCAGCGGACCACCGCCTCTCCCCCGCGGACGGCGACCGGGGCGCTGCGCTCGTCGAGCGCGGACAGGTCGATCGGATGCCACTCGATGTGCACCGTCTCCCCCTCGGGAACACCTCCCCGCGCGGCCGCGGCGGCGAGCTCCGCCCGACGGCGCTGCGATTCGGCAGCGAACCCCCGCCGCACCTCGGCGCGCGAGCGCACGATGTCGCCCGTCGACAACACGGCGTCGTCGGTGAGCAG includes these proteins:
- a CDS encoding glutaminase, translating into MSAETPTALFAAARARLAEAPRERLGELQEGRRMLGIPRAPRIVARGTAWHLGVLLLTDDAVLSTGDIVRSRAEVRRGFAAESQRRRAELAAAAARGGVPEGETVHIEWHPIDLSALDERSAPVAVRGGEAVVRWSAAGGYMSLARYLDERVELLQHPPERA